In Flavobacterium endoglycinae, one DNA window encodes the following:
- a CDS encoding glucose-1-phosphate adenylyltransferase — translation MKFKKKSVVAIILGGGQGSRLFPLTETRSKPAVPIGGKYRLVDIPISNCINSDIFKIFVLTQFNSASLNAHIKNTFNFSIFSQSFVDILAAEQTPDNPTWFQGTADAVRQCMSHFLKHDFDHALILSGDQLYQMDFNEMLEAHIAADAEISIATLPVNAKDAPEFGILKTDHENNIHAFIEKPNASLLPEWESEVSEQMQQKGKKYLASMGIYIFNKSLLEELMANPETKDFGKEIIPQAVGKHKILSYQYEGYWTDIGNIESFFEANIGLTADIPEFNLFDNENKIFTRPRLLPPSKFRNSIINQSLISEGCIINAKEIKSSVIGIRSRIGEGTVLENCYVMGNDFYQDLDEMNHDAAINKVHVGIGENCFIKNALIDKNVRIGNNVHISGGKHLDNFTNELYSIKDGIIVVKKGVTLSDNFRIE, via the coding sequence ATGAAATTTAAAAAGAAAAGTGTCGTTGCTATTATTTTAGGAGGTGGTCAGGGATCTCGTTTATTTCCTTTGACTGAAACAAGATCAAAACCTGCAGTTCCTATTGGAGGTAAATATCGTCTAGTTGACATTCCTATTTCAAACTGTATTAATTCTGATATATTTAAAATATTTGTTTTAACGCAGTTTAATTCGGCATCTTTAAATGCTCATATAAAAAACACCTTTAATTTTAGTATTTTCAGCCAGTCATTTGTTGATATTTTAGCTGCAGAACAAACTCCTGATAATCCAACTTGGTTTCAAGGAACTGCAGACGCTGTAAGACAATGTATGTCGCATTTTTTGAAACACGATTTTGATCACGCTTTAATTTTATCAGGAGATCAATTGTATCAAATGGATTTTAATGAAATGCTGGAAGCTCATATTGCTGCTGATGCCGAAATTTCAATTGCGACTCTTCCGGTAAATGCTAAAGATGCTCCTGAATTTGGAATTTTAAAAACAGATCACGAAAATAATATCCATGCATTTATCGAAAAACCAAATGCTTCTCTATTGCCAGAATGGGAATCGGAAGTAAGTGAGCAAATGCAGCAAAAAGGGAAAAAATACTTGGCTTCTATGGGAATTTATATTTTCAATAAATCATTGCTTGAGGAATTAATGGCAAATCCCGAAACGAAAGATTTTGGAAAAGAGATTATTCCACAGGCGGTTGGAAAACATAAAATTCTAAGTTATCAATATGAAGGGTATTGGACAGATATTGGAAATATTGAATCATTCTTTGAAGCTAATATTGGTTTAACGGCCGATATTCCTGAGTTTAATTTATTCGATAACGAAAATAAAATCTTTACAAGACCACGATTACTACCGCCTTCTAAATTTAGAAATTCTATCATTAATCAATCTTTAATTTCGGAAGGTTGTATCATTAATGCCAAAGAAATTAAAAGTTCAGTAATTGGTATTCGTTCGCGTATTGGCGAAGGAACGGTTTTAGAAAACTGCTATGTAATGGGGAACGATTTTTATCAGGATCTTGACGAAATGAATCACGATGCGGCTATCAATAAAGTTCATGTGGGAATTGGTGAAAATTGTTTTATCAAAAATGCATTGATCGATAAAAATGTCCGAATAGGAAATAATGTTCATATTTCTGGAGGAAAACATCTTGACAATTTTACGAACGAATTATATAGTATTAAAGACGGAATTATTGTGGTGAAAAAAGGAGTAACCCTTTCAGATAACTTCAGGATTGAATAA
- the glgB gene encoding 1,4-alpha-glucan branching protein GlgB, protein MSKVISHSLFTDFDIDLFKAGKHFKLYEKLGAHLIEVDGVKGVYFAVWAPTAKSVSVVGDFNYWVQGEHHLNVRWDSSGIWEGFIPEVSKGSLYKYKIQSHIDGVVTEKADPFALYCEKPPHTASVIWDLDYNWKDENWMHTREQFNALDKPYSVYEVHLGSWRRAEHNRFLSYLELADELVKYVKETGFTHVEFMPIMEYPYDPSWGYQLTGYFAPTSRFGKPQDFMVLVDRLHQEGIGVILDWVPSHFPEDGHGLGFFDGSHLYEHPDRRKGYHPDWKSLVFNYGRNEVRAFLISNAVFWLQHYHIDGLRVDAVASMLYLDYSRNEGEWEANIYGGRENLDSISFLKEFNEVIYSNFSGVQTIAEESTSFLMVSRPTSIGGLGFGMKWMMGWMHDTLKYFQKETVYRKYHQNDLTFSMTYAFTENFMLPFSHDEVVYGKKSLIYKMPVDEWQRFANLRLLYGYMFTHPGTKLLFMGAEFGQTNEWNFQNSLDWHLLEYDYHSGIKRLITDLNALYKSYPALYEKQFTGDGFEWINYSDHQNAILSYIRKGNNPNEKVIIVCNFTEVVRENYRIGIPENVKIQAIFNSDKTIYGGSGIEIPNQLKIDSISYDGRDFSAELTLPPLSITIYSYS, encoded by the coding sequence ATGAGTAAAGTAATTTCACATTCCCTTTTTACTGATTTTGATATAGATTTATTCAAAGCCGGAAAGCATTTTAAACTCTATGAAAAATTAGGCGCTCATTTAATTGAAGTTGATGGAGTAAAAGGTGTTTATTTTGCCGTGTGGGCTCCCACAGCAAAATCTGTTTCCGTAGTTGGTGATTTTAATTATTGGGTTCAAGGCGAACATCATTTGAATGTAAGATGGGATTCTTCGGGAATTTGGGAAGGATTTATTCCAGAAGTTTCTAAAGGTTCACTTTATAAATATAAAATTCAATCGCATATTGACGGAGTTGTAACAGAAAAAGCAGATCCTTTTGCTTTGTATTGCGAAAAACCTCCTCATACAGCGTCGGTTATATGGGATTTGGACTATAATTGGAAAGATGAGAATTGGATGCACACTCGTGAACAATTTAATGCATTAGATAAACCGTATTCAGTTTACGAAGTGCATTTAGGTTCATGGCGAAGAGCAGAGCATAACCGATTTTTGTCGTATTTAGAACTCGCAGATGAACTGGTTAAATATGTAAAAGAAACTGGTTTTACGCATGTTGAATTTATGCCGATTATGGAATATCCATATGATCCTTCATGGGGATATCAGCTTACAGGTTATTTTGCACCGACTTCCCGTTTTGGAAAACCACAGGATTTTATGGTTTTAGTAGACAGACTGCATCAAGAAGGAATTGGCGTAATTTTGGACTGGGTTCCTTCACATTTTCCAGAAGATGGACACGGTTTGGGATTTTTCGACGGATCGCATTTATACGAACATCCTGATCGCAGAAAAGGTTATCATCCTGATTGGAAGAGTTTAGTTTTTAATTATGGAAGAAATGAAGTCCGAGCTTTTTTAATCAGTAATGCCGTTTTTTGGTTACAGCACTATCATATTGACGGATTGCGTGTTGATGCCGTCGCTTCGATGCTGTATCTTGATTATTCTAGAAATGAAGGAGAATGGGAAGCCAATATATATGGAGGAAGAGAGAATCTTGACAGCATAAGTTTTCTTAAAGAATTCAATGAAGTAATCTATTCTAATTTTTCAGGAGTTCAGACTATTGCAGAAGAAAGTACATCGTTTTTAATGGTTTCAAGACCAACTTCTATAGGAGGTTTAGGTTTTGGAATGAAATGGATGATGGGCTGGATGCACGATACTTTAAAATATTTTCAAAAAGAAACTGTATATCGCAAATACCATCAAAATGACTTGACGTTTTCGATGACGTATGCTTTTACTGAAAATTTTATGCTTCCGTTTTCACACGATGAAGTGGTGTACGGAAAAAAATCGCTTATCTATAAAATGCCTGTCGACGAATGGCAGCGTTTTGCCAACCTGAGACTTCTATATGGCTATATGTTTACGCACCCAGGAACTAAACTTTTATTTATGGGAGCTGAGTTTGGACAAACCAATGAATGGAATTTTCAAAATAGTCTCGATTGGCATTTATTAGAATATGACTACCACTCTGGAATTAAAAGATTAATTACGGATTTAAATGCTCTTTATAAATCATATCCTGCTTTATATGAAAAACAATTTACAGGAGATGGTTTTGAATGGATTAATTATTCAGATCATCAAAATGCCATTCTTTCCTATATCCGAAAAGGAAATAATCCAAACGAAAAAGTAATTATTGTATGCAATTTCACTGAAGTTGTACGAGAAAATTACCGAATTGGAATTCCTGAAAATGTAAAAATACAAGCCATTTTCAATAGCGATAAAACTATTTATGGCGGAAGTGGTATAGAGATTCCAAATCAGCTTAAAATTGATTCTATATCGTATGACGGAAGAGATTTTTCGGCAGAATTAACACTGCCGCCGCTAAGTATTACTATATATTCTTATTCATAA
- a CDS encoding glycoside hydrolase family 31 protein produces the protein MITNTSLEYKGDLYPSKVVSYEHEGDSIFFHTDNKVILKVTILRDSLIRFRFTTKGYFSNDFSYAIDKTQLHGYNFLEVTEEETLYQIRTSKVKCKIQKSDLRLSIYDLNDFLILEDELGFHWEESYEYGGNIVKMSKYSKDGECYYGLGDKATQMNLKGKRVENFATDQYAYQKDQEPLYKVVPFYIGLHNKQSYGIFFDNTFRTFFDFCQERRNITSFWAEGGEMNYYFVYGPQMQDVVTTYTDLTGKPELPPLWVLGYHQCKWSYYPESKVKEITSKFRELQIPCDAIYLDIDYMDGFRCFTWNNNYFPDPKKMVAELAEDGFKTVVIIDPGIKIDKDYWVYKEALEKDYFCKRADGPYMKGKVWPGECNFPDYTNPAVREWWAGLFKELISDIGVKGVWNDMNEPAVMEVPNKTFPMDVRHFYDGNPCSHRKAHNIYGTQMARATYHGVKRFAYPKRPFVITRSAYSGAQRYTSSWTGDNVATWEHLWIANIQVQRMSISGMGFTGSDIGGFAEQPTGELYARWIQLGVFHPFCRTHSSGDHGNQEPWSFDEEVINITRKFVNLRYQLLPYLYTMFWQYIEEGIPMLKPLVYFDQDDTQTHYRNDEFVFGNQILVCPILEPNAVGRRMYIPRGEWYNYWTNELFVGGREIWIDTKFDEIPLFVKAGAIIPKYPVQQYVGEIEFDELTLDIYYKNGKESSSIYEDAQDGYDYKKGRFSFLSLRTIGKEKELIVQLHKEGKYDTPYSKYKINLIGLPFQVTEIEIDNEKVDFEKVRFENNYLIVDKEFNELHIVGE, from the coding sequence ATGATTACAAATACATCATTAGAATATAAAGGCGATTTATATCCGTCAAAAGTCGTTTCGTATGAACATGAGGGAGATTCCATATTTTTTCATACAGACAATAAAGTAATCTTAAAGGTTACCATTCTCCGCGACAGCCTTATTCGATTTCGTTTTACAACAAAAGGCTATTTTAGTAATGATTTTTCGTATGCAATTGATAAAACCCAGCTTCACGGATATAATTTTTTGGAAGTTACTGAAGAAGAAACGCTTTATCAAATCAGAACCAGTAAAGTAAAATGTAAAATCCAGAAATCAGATCTTCGTTTGTCTATTTACGATTTAAATGATTTTTTGATACTAGAAGACGAATTAGGTTTTCATTGGGAAGAAAGCTATGAATACGGTGGAAACATTGTAAAAATGAGCAAGTACTCGAAAGACGGAGAATGTTATTATGGTCTCGGGGATAAAGCGACTCAAATGAATCTGAAAGGGAAAAGAGTTGAGAATTTTGCAACCGATCAGTATGCTTATCAAAAAGATCAGGAACCTTTATATAAAGTAGTACCGTTTTATATTGGTCTTCATAACAAACAATCTTACGGAATTTTCTTTGACAATACTTTTAGAACATTCTTTGATTTTTGTCAGGAAAGAAGAAATATTACCAGTTTTTGGGCAGAAGGAGGCGAGATGAACTATTATTTCGTTTACGGACCGCAAATGCAGGATGTGGTGACCACGTACACTGATTTAACAGGAAAACCTGAATTACCGCCGCTCTGGGTTTTAGGATATCATCAATGTAAATGGAGTTATTATCCAGAAAGCAAAGTCAAAGAAATCACTTCGAAATTTAGAGAACTTCAAATTCCTTGTGATGCCATTTATCTGGATATTGATTATATGGATGGTTTTCGATGTTTTACATGGAATAATAATTATTTTCCAGATCCCAAAAAGATGGTTGCTGAATTAGCCGAAGATGGTTTTAAAACAGTAGTTATCATTGATCCCGGAATTAAAATCGATAAAGATTATTGGGTTTATAAAGAAGCTCTTGAAAAAGATTATTTCTGCAAAAGAGCCGATGGCCCATATATGAAAGGAAAAGTCTGGCCCGGAGAATGTAATTTTCCTGATTACACAAATCCCGCTGTTAGAGAATGGTGGGCAGGATTATTTAAAGAATTGATTTCAGATATTGGAGTAAAAGGAGTTTGGAACGACATGAACGAACCAGCTGTTATGGAAGTACCCAATAAGACTTTCCCAATGGATGTTCGTCATTTTTATGATGGCAATCCTTGCAGTCATAGAAAAGCGCACAATATTTACGGCACACAAATGGCAAGAGCCACTTATCATGGTGTAAAACGTTTTGCCTATCCCAAACGTCCGTTTGTAATTACACGATCAGCATATTCGGGTGCTCAGCGTTATACATCTTCGTGGACAGGTGACAATGTTGCTACTTGGGAACATTTGTGGATTGCAAATATTCAGGTACAGAGAATGTCTATTTCTGGAATGGGATTTACAGGGTCTGATATTGGCGGTTTTGCTGAACAGCCAACAGGAGAATTGTACGCGCGCTGGATTCAGCTTGGAGTTTTTCATCCGTTCTGCAGAACGCATTCTTCTGGAGATCATGGAAATCAAGAACCTTGGTCTTTTGACGAGGAAGTAATCAATATTACCAGAAAGTTTGTGAATCTTCGCTATCAATTACTGCCGTATTTGTATACAATGTTTTGGCAGTATATTGAAGAAGGAATTCCAATGTTAAAACCGTTAGTATATTTCGACCAAGACGATACACAGACACATTACCGCAATGATGAATTTGTGTTTGGAAATCAAATTTTGGTTTGCCCTATACTTGAACCTAATGCTGTAGGTAGACGTATGTATATTCCTAGAGGAGAATGGTATAACTATTGGACAAACGAACTGTTTGTTGGCGGCAGGGAAATCTGGATTGATACGAAATTTGATGAAATTCCGCTTTTTGTAAAAGCAGGTGCTATTATTCCAAAATATCCAGTGCAGCAATATGTAGGTGAAATTGAATTTGACGAATTAACATTGGATATTTATTATAAAAATGGAAAAGAAAGTTCCAGTATTTATGAAGATGCTCAGGATGGTTATGATTATAAAAAAGGACGTTTTAGCTTTTTATCTTTAAGAACTATTGGAAAAGAAAAAGAACTAATTGTACAGCTACATAAAGAAGGTAAATACGATACACCGTACAGTAAATATAAAATCAACCTGATTGGACTTCCATTTCAAGTTACAGAAATTGAAATCGACAATGAAAAAGTAGATTTTGAAAAAGTTCGCTTTGAGAATAATTATTTAATTGTTGACAAAGAATTTAATGAATTGCATATTGTAGGTGAATAA
- a CDS encoding M48 family metallopeptidase, which produces MKKYLFLGIFGALAVACATNPITGKQNLNFVSNSELFPSSFQQYNQFISENKVITGTSDAKLVEKVGYRIKAAAEKYLNYLGQTQYLKDYRWEYKLVDNKEVNAWCLPGGKIVVYSGILPVTQNESGLATVMGHEVSHALANHGAQRMSAAQLQQIGGAALGAATSGKSEATQQIFAQAYGIGSEVGVMLPFSRSNESEADKIGLTLMAIAGYNPEDAVAFWSRMSAKSGGSGTPEFMSTHPSDATRIANIKALVPEAKAIALKVGTIK; this is translated from the coding sequence ATGAAAAAATATTTGTTTTTAGGAATTTTCGGTGCGCTTGCAGTGGCATGCGCAACCAATCCAATTACAGGAAAACAAAATTTAAATTTTGTTTCAAATAGTGAATTATTTCCATCTTCTTTTCAACAATACAATCAGTTTATATCTGAAAATAAAGTCATAACTGGAACTTCAGATGCAAAACTTGTTGAAAAAGTTGGATATAGAATTAAGGCTGCTGCCGAAAAATATTTAAATTATTTAGGTCAAACACAGTATTTAAAAGATTATCGCTGGGAATACAAGCTGGTTGATAATAAAGAAGTAAACGCTTGGTGTTTACCTGGAGGAAAAATTGTTGTCTACTCTGGAATCCTGCCTGTCACGCAAAATGAATCTGGTTTAGCAACTGTAATGGGACATGAAGTTTCTCATGCTCTAGCAAATCACGGTGCGCAAAGAATGTCTGCGGCACAATTGCAGCAAATAGGAGGAGCCGCTTTAGGAGCTGCAACTAGCGGAAAATCTGAAGCAACTCAACAGATATTTGCACAAGCTTACGGAATTGGTTCTGAAGTTGGAGTCATGCTCCCATTCAGTAGAAGCAACGAAAGCGAGGCTGACAAAATCGGATTAACTTTAATGGCAATTGCAGGTTATAATCCTGAGGATGCCGTGGCATTTTGGAGTAGAATGTCTGCCAAATCAGGAGGTTCTGGAACACCAGAATTTATGAGTACGCACCCGTCAGATGCAACAAGAATTGCCAACATCAAAGCTTTAGTTCCAGAAGCAAAAGCAATTGCACTAAAAGTGGGAACTATCAAATAA
- a CDS encoding MFS transporter codes for MKNLPKGDKKLLNAWAFYDWANSVYTLTIASAVFPIFYEALFSDRDHYIDVFGMHLKNSALISFITAAAFLVVSFISPLLSGIADYVGNKKSFMKFFCYMGALSCMGLYWFDLDNIYVGLLFYFLGLLGFWGSLVFYNSYLPDIAFEEQQDKISAKGYSLGYIGSVILLIINLAMIMKPKLFGITGTDGEAAMKAMRYSFVMVGVWWILFSQYTYYYLPKGSKEGNKLTKSVVFNGFKELKKVWAALKNITPLKRYLGGFFVSSMAVQTVMLVATYFGAQEIQWSSKDESTIGLIICILLIQIIAVFGAILTSRASAKWGNIPTLIFINTLWAIFCALAFFITLPIHFYAMAAAIGLVMGGIQALSRSTYSKLLPETEDTTSFFSFYDVAEKIGIVIGMCVYGIIDQITGSPRAAIVILAIFFITAIFLLRRVHKKDVSN; via the coding sequence ATGAAAAACCTACCAAAAGGAGACAAGAAATTATTAAATGCCTGGGCATTTTATGACTGGGCAAATTCAGTTTACACTTTGACTATTGCATCTGCAGTATTCCCAATTTTTTATGAAGCATTATTTAGTGACCGCGATCATTATATTGATGTTTTTGGAATGCATCTTAAAAACTCAGCATTAATAAGTTTTATTACAGCAGCAGCGTTTTTAGTAGTTTCTTTTATTTCGCCTTTATTATCAGGTATCGCGGATTATGTTGGTAACAAAAAATCATTCATGAAATTTTTCTGTTACATGGGAGCTTTATCCTGCATGGGTTTATATTGGTTTGATTTGGATAATATTTATGTTGGATTGTTGTTTTACTTTCTTGGACTTCTTGGTTTCTGGGGAAGTTTGGTGTTTTATAATTCTTATCTTCCTGATATTGCTTTTGAAGAGCAGCAGGATAAAATTAGTGCCAAAGGATATTCTTTAGGATATATTGGAAGCGTGATTTTACTAATAATTAATTTAGCAATGATCATGAAACCAAAACTTTTTGGAATCACAGGAACAGATGGCGAAGCAGCAATGAAAGCAATGCGCTATTCGTTTGTAATGGTAGGAGTTTGGTGGATTTTATTTAGTCAATATACCTATTACTATCTTCCAAAAGGTAGTAAAGAAGGAAATAAATTAACTAAAAGTGTTGTTTTTAATGGCTTTAAAGAACTTAAAAAAGTCTGGGCAGCATTGAAAAATATCACACCTTTAAAACGTTATTTAGGAGGATTTTTTGTTTCAAGTATGGCTGTGCAGACTGTAATGCTGGTAGCAACTTATTTTGGAGCTCAGGAAATTCAATGGTCAAGTAAAGATGAAAGCACAATTGGGCTGATAATCTGTATCTTATTAATACAGATAATTGCAGTATTTGGGGCAATTCTTACTTCTCGCGCTTCTGCCAAATGGGGAAATATTCCAACATTGATTTTTATTAATACTTTGTGGGCTATTTTTTGTGCTTTAGCTTTTTTTATTACACTGCCAATTCATTTTTACGCAATGGCAGCAGCAATTGGTTTAGTAATGGGAGGAATTCAAGCATTATCTCGTTCGACGTATTCCAAATTATTACCGGAAACCGAGGACACAACTTCATTTTTTAGTTTTTACGATGTAGCAGAAAAAATAGGAATTGTAATAGGAATGTGTGTTTACGGAATTATCGATCAAATTACAGGAAGTCCGCGTGCAGCGATTGTTATTTTGGCTATTTTCTTTATAACGGCCATTTTCCTATTGAGAAGAGTTCATAAAAAAGACGTTTCAAATTAA
- a CDS encoding head GIN domain-containing protein, whose translation MKKSILLLALTLFFINSSAKAQDRNKLNGNGKVVTETRNTGDYDGIKISGFFDVNLVAGKEGKITIKGEENLLSAIKVEVEDNSLKIYIERFTNIRPSSGNSIQITVPFEKISEVSLAGSGEIQSKDVIKNDKFAVKLSGSGDFNLPVDVNTLELSVSGSGNVHLKGTADTFSTKLSGSGDVDASNLKSKIVEANVSGSGNSKVTCNESLTARVAGSGNIRYLGNPEKKDVKVSGSGSIIKG comes from the coding sequence ATGAAAAAGTCAATTTTACTTTTAGCTTTAACTTTATTTTTTATAAATAGTTCGGCTAAGGCACAAGACAGAAACAAATTAAATGGAAACGGTAAAGTAGTTACAGAAACTAGAAATACAGGAGATTATGATGGTATTAAAATTTCAGGTTTCTTCGATGTCAATTTAGTAGCTGGAAAAGAAGGCAAAATCACAATAAAAGGTGAAGAAAATTTATTGTCTGCTATTAAAGTGGAAGTAGAAGATAATTCGCTTAAAATTTATATTGAAAGATTTACCAATATTCGTCCGAGCAGCGGAAACAGCATTCAAATTACAGTTCCTTTTGAAAAAATTTCGGAAGTAAGTCTTGCTGGTTCTGGAGAAATCCAGTCAAAAGATGTAATTAAGAATGATAAATTTGCAGTTAAATTATCAGGATCTGGAGACTTCAATCTTCCAGTTGACGTGAATACGCTAGAATTAAGTGTGAGCGGTTCAGGAAATGTTCACTTAAAAGGAACTGCAGATACATTTTCAACAAAACTTTCGGGTTCTGGAGATGTTGACGCTTCTAATTTAAAATCTAAAATTGTTGAAGCAAATGTTTCGGGATCTGGAAATAGTAAAGTAACCTGCAATGAAAGTTTAACAGCAAGAGTGGCTGGTTCAGGAAATATTAGATATTTAGGTAATCCTGAGAAAAAAGACGTGAAAGTTTCAGGATCTGGAAGTATTATAAAAGGTTAA
- a CDS encoding DUF4097 family beta strand repeat-containing protein encodes MKKHYNLIILLLLIPFLGFSNDDTYITKQKNIKKTYIVNSNAGIDIDNKYGNISVSTWDEDKIDLDITIKVNGGNENWVNERLNSIDVEITALKSLVSAVTNIGNSSLKSRGSNNSFEINYVIKIPKNGSVKLANKYGNISTLNLEAAADINCKYGKVSLGKLNGSSNQIEIAYCQNSSIDFIKGGNIDARYSGLKINDSGNLNLNANYTDINLNEGQNIKYDCNYGTFKFQKINSLNGSGNYLTISIGEISNNLNFDTNYSKINIGTMNDKAGNVSINSGYTDISLGYAPNYAFDFDISTRYSNIKHDNTLEILTSEAKSNTKRISGYYKRKGQNRVNITSTYGNISLIKN; translated from the coding sequence ATGAAAAAACATTATAATTTAATAATCTTATTGCTTTTGATTCCTTTTTTAGGATTCTCAAATGATGACACTTATATTACAAAGCAAAAAAATATCAAAAAAACGTATATCGTAAATTCTAATGCCGGAATTGACATTGACAACAAATATGGAAATATCTCTGTATCAACCTGGGACGAGGATAAAATCGATCTTGATATTACTATAAAAGTAAATGGCGGCAATGAAAACTGGGTAAACGAACGTTTAAACAGTATTGATGTTGAAATTACAGCTTTGAAATCGTTGGTTAGCGCTGTTACAAATATTGGAAATTCTTCGCTTAAAAGCAGAGGAAGCAACAATAGCTTCGAAATTAATTATGTGATTAAAATCCCTAAAAATGGTTCTGTAAAGCTAGCCAACAAATATGGTAATATCTCTACTTTAAATCTAGAAGCTGCAGCAGATATAAACTGCAAATACGGAAAAGTTAGTTTAGGAAAACTTAACGGTTCTAGTAATCAAATTGAAATTGCATACTGCCAAAATTCAAGTATTGATTTTATTAAAGGCGGAAATATTGATGCCCGTTATTCTGGTCTAAAAATAAACGATTCGGGCAATCTCAATTTAAACGCCAATTATACTGATATTAATCTTAATGAAGGACAAAACATTAAGTATGATTGCAATTATGGAACTTTTAAATTCCAAAAAATCAACTCTTTAAATGGATCTGGAAATTATCTAACTATTTCAATTGGGGAAATCTCGAACAATCTTAATTTCGATACAAATTACAGCAAAATTAATATTGGCACCATGAATGACAAAGCGGGCAATGTTAGCATTAATTCAGGTTATACCGATATTTCATTAGGATACGCACCAAATTATGCTTTTGATTTTGATATTTCTACCCGATATTCAAATATCAAACATGATAATACTTTAGAAATTTTAACTTCTGAAGCCAAAAGCAATACCAAAAGAATAAGCGGTTATTATAAAAGAAAAGGTCAAAACAGAGTCAATATAACTTCGACCTACGGGAACATTTCATTAATTAAAAATTAA
- a CDS encoding anti-sigma factor — MKKENDELDQLFNQFENQWDIQELNPDHQVDFLNKLNKKQPKKRNYAGWAIAASIALLLGVSLFYNQDEKPKEFKFASQETKRTDSIFNILIENELVKLKEKSSPENEQIINDALKQMKVFDADYEKIIKEVQKNGENKQIIYAMISNLQTRISFLQTVLQRIEENEKLKNTSDEKTL; from the coding sequence ATGAAAAAGGAAAATGACGAATTAGATCAACTATTTAACCAATTTGAAAATCAATGGGACATTCAGGAATTAAATCCAGACCATCAAGTTGATTTCTTAAATAAATTGAATAAAAAACAACCTAAAAAAAGGAATTATGCCGGCTGGGCCATTGCTGCTTCTATCGCGCTGCTTTTGGGTGTGTCTCTGTTTTATAACCAAGACGAAAAGCCAAAAGAATTCAAGTTTGCTTCGCAAGAAACGAAACGTACGGATTCTATCTTCAATATTTTGATCGAGAATGAGCTGGTTAAATTAAAAGAAAAAAGTTCTCCAGAAAATGAGCAAATTATTAATGACGCATTGAAACAAATGAAAGTTTTTGATGCTGATTATGAAAAGATCATTAAAGAGGTTCAAAAAAACGGAGAAAACAAACAAATCATTTATGCTATGATAAGCAATCTGCAGACTCGAATTTCTTTTCTGCAGACGGTTTTACAGCGAATTGAAGAAAATGAAAAACTAAAAAACACATCTGATGAAAAAACATTATAA
- a CDS encoding RNA polymerase sigma factor, protein MSITNQNIEELIALCKNQNQKAQFEVYNRYSKAMYNVAFRIVKDEHFAQDVMQEGFLKAFTKINDYKQEVAFGAWLKRIIINYSIDFYKKNNTFQMEDLNKTLFKIEENDSILSESIDLNSLKVKQVLDTISGLKDNYRMVLTLFYIEGYDQEEICEILNISYANCRTTLSRAKESLRKKLEDI, encoded by the coding sequence TTGAGTATAACTAATCAAAATATCGAAGAATTAATCGCGCTTTGTAAAAACCAAAATCAAAAAGCACAGTTTGAAGTTTACAATCGTTACAGTAAAGCTATGTACAACGTAGCGTTTCGTATTGTAAAAGACGAACACTTTGCGCAAGACGTCATGCAAGAAGGTTTTTTGAAAGCTTTTACAAAAATAAACGATTATAAACAGGAAGTCGCTTTTGGAGCATGGCTTAAAAGAATCATTATTAATTATAGTATTGATTTTTATAAGAAAAACAATACTTTCCAGATGGAAGACCTGAACAAGACCCTTTTCAAAATAGAAGAAAACGATTCTATATTGTCTGAAAGTATCGATCTGAATTCGCTTAAAGTGAAGCAGGTTTTAGATACCATTTCGGGCCTGAAAGATAATTACAGAATGGTTTTGACGCTCTTTTATATTGAAGGTTACGATCAGGAAGAAATCTGTGAAATATTGAATATAAGCTACGCCAATTGCAGAACCACTCTAAGCAGGGCTAAAGAAAGTTTACGAAAAAAATTAGAAGATATATGA